One Proteinivorax tanatarense DNA segment encodes these proteins:
- a CDS encoding PIN/TRAM domain-containing protein, with amino-acid sequence MIKTLTRIIALLFGISFGYMVSVQLIEFNVISVEGTSKYGVISGFSILCALLFFTISPLISRKIIALGRYLDKKLYYTPVQDIIAGIVGLIIGLVIATLLIFPLKELPIVGPFLPFVVNLTLGYLGYIIAISKWDDILSLFGKSSKEKSDGAMVKILDTSVIIDGRIADICEARFIEGKLVIPGFVLEELRHIADSSDTLKRNRGRRGLDILNRIQKEIDVPVVIMENDTTGEGMEVDSRLVRLAQKLKGMVVTNDYNLNKVCELQGVPVLNINELANAVKPVVLPGEEMNVEVVKDGKEAGQGIGYLDDGTMIVVDGGKNHIGENLDVLVTSVLQTAAGRMIFAKIKTNPKAS; translated from the coding sequence ATGATAAAAACTCTAACAAGAATTATTGCTTTGCTTTTTGGAATTTCATTTGGGTATATGGTTTCTGTGCAACTAATTGAGTTTAATGTAATAAGTGTTGAAGGTACATCAAAATACGGGGTTATCAGTGGATTTTCCATATTATGCGCATTACTATTTTTTACTATATCGCCATTAATTTCAAGAAAAATAATTGCTCTTGGGCGATACTTAGATAAAAAACTTTACTACACTCCTGTACAGGATATAATAGCAGGGATAGTTGGTCTTATAATAGGCTTAGTTATCGCAACTTTGTTGATATTTCCTTTAAAGGAGCTTCCCATAGTCGGACCATTTTTACCTTTTGTAGTAAACCTAACACTAGGGTATTTGGGGTACATAATAGCCATAAGTAAATGGGATGATATATTAAGTTTATTTGGAAAAAGTTCAAAGGAAAAAAGTGACGGAGCGATGGTAAAGATTTTAGATACAAGCGTAATAATTGATGGCAGGATTGCTGATATTTGTGAAGCTCGTTTTATTGAAGGGAAGTTAGTGATTCCTGGATTTGTATTGGAAGAACTTAGACACATTGCTGACTCTTCGGATACGTTAAAAAGGAATAGAGGCAGGAGAGGGCTTGATATTTTAAATAGAATCCAAAAAGAAATTGATGTACCCGTAGTTATCATGGAAAATGATACAACTGGAGAAGGTATGGAAGTAGATAGTCGCCTTGTCAGGTTAGCTCAGAAATTGAAAGGTATGGTAGTTACAAATGATTATAATTTAAATAAAGTGTGTGAACTGCAGGGTGTTCCTGTACTAAATATTAATGAATTAGCCAATGCAGTTAAACCTGTAGTTTTACCAGGGGAAGAGATGAATGTTGAGGTTGTAAAAGATGGAAAAGAAGCTGGGCAAGGAATTGGTTACTTAGATGACGGAACGATGATAGTTGTTGATGGTGGTAAAAACCATATAGGTGAAAACTTGGACGTTTTGGTGACCAGTGTTTTGCAGACAGCTGCTGGGAGAATGATATTTGCAAAAATAAAAACAAATCCAAAAGCTAGCTAA
- the cysE gene encoding serine O-acetyltransferase: MSGIKVDIKAVFNNDPAAKSVLEVLLCYPGLHCIMIHRFSHRLYKLNLILIARLISQIARWLTGIEIHPGAQIGRGVFIDHGMGVVIGETTQIGDGVIIYQGVTLGGTGKDKGKRHPTIEANCTIGAGAKVLGPFKVGRNSKIGAGSVVLKEVPENSTVVGVPGQVVQGRKRKKDCLEHGNMPDPVMTITKCMERRIKDLEQQVKELKEGKVSDD, encoded by the coding sequence ATGAGTGGGATAAAAGTTGATATAAAAGCGGTTTTTAATAACGACCCTGCAGCAAAAAGTGTCTTGGAAGTGCTTTTATGCTATCCAGGCCTACATTGTATTATGATTCATAGATTTTCACATCGACTTTATAAATTAAATCTTATCTTAATAGCAAGGTTAATATCTCAAATTGCTAGATGGCTAACTGGTATAGAAATACACCCGGGAGCACAAATTGGACGAGGAGTTTTTATAGATCATGGGATGGGAGTAGTTATTGGGGAAACTACTCAAATAGGAGATGGTGTAATTATATATCAAGGAGTTACATTAGGAGGGACTGGAAAAGATAAAGGCAAGAGACACCCGACAATAGAAGCCAACTGTACTATTGGGGCAGGAGCTAAAGTTTTAGGCCCCTTTAAGGTAGGGAGAAATTCCAAAATTGGTGCTGGTTCTGTTGTGCTTAAAGAAGTGCCAGAGAATTCCACTGTTGTAGGAGTGCCAGGTCAAGTTGTACAGGGAAGAAAAAGAAAAAAGGATTGCTTAGAGCACGGCAATATGCCTGACCCAGTCATGACAATCACTAAGTGCATGGAAAGGCGGATAAAAGATTTGGAACAGCAAGTTAAAGAACTAAAGGAGGGCAAGGTAAGTGACGATTAA
- the ispF gene encoding 2-C-methyl-D-erythritol 2,4-cyclodiphosphate synthase, whose protein sequence is MKIGMGYDVHKLSDNRKLIIGGVDIPFNKGLDGHSDADVLIHAIMDSILGPMGLGDIGNLFPDTDNKYKDIDSMVLLKEVNNKLKQSQLKVANVDCVILAEKPKMSPHIKEMAQNISQVLDINQSQISIKATTTEGLGFVGREEGIAAQAVSLLFLNE, encoded by the coding sequence GTGAAAATAGGCATGGGTTATGATGTACATAAACTTAGTGATAATAGGAAATTAATTATTGGAGGAGTAGATATTCCATTTAATAAAGGATTAGATGGCCACTCTGATGCAGATGTTTTAATTCATGCAATCATGGACAGTATTTTAGGGCCGATGGGATTAGGAGATATTGGCAATTTATTTCCGGACACAGATAACAAATATAAAGATATAGATAGCATGGTATTGCTTAAAGAAGTAAATAATAAATTAAAACAAAGCCAACTAAAAGTTGCAAATGTTGACTGTGTTATTTTGGCGGAAAAACCAAAGATGTCACCCCATATAAAAGAAATGGCACAAAATATTTCTCAAGTTTTAGATATAAATCAGTCTCAAATTAGTATAAAAGCTACAACTACAGAAGGGTTGGGTTTTGTAGGGAGAGAAGAAGGGATTGCAGCACAAGCGGTTTCGCTACTTTTTCTAAATGAATAG
- a CDS encoding CarD family transcriptional regulator encodes MFSIGDKIVYPMHGAGVIKNIEERKVLDKLEKYYELKIPIGSITAFVPVSKVERLGIRKVVSAGELKKVFEILSTDQGAMPSNWNRRYRQNLDKLKTGDVFQVAEVVKDLTIRDENKGLSSGEKRMLEKSRQILVSEIVLAKDICEDEADNLLYNACRV; translated from the coding sequence ATGTTTAGTATTGGCGATAAAATTGTTTACCCTATGCATGGTGCAGGAGTTATTAAAAATATAGAGGAGCGAAAAGTATTAGATAAGTTAGAAAAATATTATGAGCTTAAAATACCAATAGGTTCTATAACTGCATTTGTGCCTGTTTCCAAAGTGGAAAGGTTGGGGATACGAAAAGTTGTTAGTGCTGGGGAGTTAAAAAAAGTTTTTGAGATCCTAAGTACAGATCAAGGTGCTATGCCATCAAACTGGAATAGAAGGTACAGGCAAAACTTAGACAAACTAAAGACTGGAGATGTCTTTCAAGTGGCTGAAGTTGTAAAAGATTTGACTATAAGAGACGAAAACAAAGGATTATCTTCTGGGGAAAAAAGAATGCTTGAGAAATCACGGCAAATATTAGTTAGCGAAATTGTTTTAGCTAAAGATATATGCGAAGATGAGGCTGATAATTTGCTGTACAATGCTTGCAGGGTATAA
- the ispD gene encoding 2-C-methyl-D-erythritol 4-phosphate cytidylyltransferase, producing MGNVIALIAAAGSGSRMKINTKKQYLNLAGQPMLARTVLLFQKNKNIDKIYVLCPLADMKFCQQVIKNHCGQFKIAGIIPGGDTRFDSIYNGISKCEIEDTDKVLIHDGARPFASQAIINNIINKLSQKGVNGVVPGIPVKDTIKKIDGDLIVDSPPRKQLIAAQTPQGFCAKVLKELYKMAKKDNVNNLTDDSSLLEHYGYPMHHILGEENNFKVTTPQDLELAQLYLKEGEK from the coding sequence ATGGGGAACGTTATAGCACTAATAGCAGCTGCTGGTTCAGGCAGCAGAATGAAGATTAATACTAAAAAACAATATTTAAATTTAGCGGGTCAACCTATGTTGGCCCGTACTGTGTTATTATTTCAAAAAAATAAGAATATAGATAAGATTTACGTACTTTGTCCCTTGGCAGACATGAAATTCTGTCAACAGGTAATAAAAAATCACTGCGGTCAATTTAAAATTGCCGGAATTATTCCTGGGGGAGATACAAGATTTGACTCAATATATAATGGGATAAGTAAATGTGAAATAGAAGATACAGATAAAGTGCTTATCCACGATGGAGCTCGCCCCTTTGCTTCACAAGCGATTATTAACAACATAATAAACAAACTCTCACAAAAAGGTGTAAATGGAGTAGTTCCGGGAATTCCAGTAAAAGATACCATAAAAAAAATTGATGGAGATCTAATAGTGGATAGTCCGCCGAGGAAACAACTAATAGCTGCCCAAACTCCTCAAGGGTTTTGTGCTAAGGTGCTTAAAGAGTTATATAAAATGGCGAAAAAGGATAACGTGAATAATCTAACAGATGACAGCTCTCTACTAGAGCACTACGGCTATCCCATGCATCATATTTTAGGGGAAGAAAATAATTTTAAGGTAACAACGCCGCAAGATTTAGAGTTAGCTCAGCTATATTTAAAGGAGGGGGAAAAGTGA